One Rhipicephalus microplus isolate Deutch F79 chromosome 4, USDA_Rmic, whole genome shotgun sequence genomic window carries:
- the GluClalpha gene encoding glycine receptor alpha 1 isoform X9: MTAGSGPWELTTQEYTVQMTFREQWRDERLQYDDLGGQVRYLTLTEPDKLWKPDLFFSNEKEGHFHNIIMPNVLLRIHPNGDVLFSIRISLVLSCPMNLKFYPLDKQICSIVMVSYGYTTEDLVFLWKEGDPVQVTKNLHLPRFTLERFQTDYCTSRTNTGEYSCLRVDLVFKREFSYYLIQIYIPCCMLVIVSWVSFWLDPTSIPARVSLGVTTLLTMATQISGINASLPPVSYTKAIDVWTGVCLTFVFGALLEFALVNYASRSDSHRQNTQKQKQRKWELEPPLDSDHLEDGATTFAMVSSAEPAGLMAAPRSWPPPPLPPNMAAGSAQAGARPLVHHHGELHADKLRQCEVHMKTPKTNLCKAWLSKFPTRSKRIDVVSRIFFPLMFALFNLVYWTTYLFREDKEDE; encoded by the exons GAGTACACAGTGCAAATGACGTTCAGAGAGCAGTGGCGGGACGAGAGACTCCAGTACGACGATCTGGGCGGCCAGGTGCGCTACCTGACGCTCACCGAACCAGACAAGCTTTGGAAGCCGGACCTTTTCTTCTCCAACGAGAAAGAGGGACACTTCCACAACATCATCATGCCCAACGTGCTTCTACGAATACATCCCAACGGCGACGTTCTCTTCAGCATCAG aatATCCTTGGTGCTTTCATGTCCAATGAACCTGAAATTTTATCCTTTGGATAAACAAATCTGCTCTATCGTCATGGTGAGCT aTGGGTACACAACAGAGGACCTGGTTTTCCTATGGAAAGAGGGGGATCCTGTACAGGTCACGAAAAATCTCCACTTGCCACGTTTCACGCTGGAAAGGTTCCAAACCGACTACTGCACCAGTCGGACCAACACTG GCGAGTACAGCTGCTTGCGCGTGGACCTGGTGTTCAAGCGCGAGTTCAGCTACTACCTGATCCAGATCTACATCCCGTGCTGCATGCTGGTCATCGTGTCCTGGGTGTCGTTCTGGCTCGACCCCACCTCGATCCCGGCGCGAGTGTCGCTGGGCGTCACCACCCTGCTCACCATGGCTACACAGATATCGGGCATCAACGCCTCGCTGCCTCCCGTTTCCTACACCAAGGCCATTGACGTGTGGACCGGCGTCTGTCTGACCTTCGTATTCGGCGCGCTCCTCGAGTTCGCCCTGGTCAACTACGCCTCGCGGTCAGATTCACACCGGCAGAACACGCAGAagcagaagcagaggaaatgggAGCTCGAGCCACCCCTGGACTCGGACCACCTGGAGGACGGCGCCACCACATTCGCCATGGTGAGCTCCGCCGAGCCAGCGGGCCTCATGGCGGCGCCGCGATCCTGGCCACCACCGCCGCTGCCGCCAAACATGGCGGCCGGCTCCGCGCAAGCCGGCGCC AGGCCGCTGGTGCACCACCACGGCGAGTTGCACGCCGACAAGCTGCGGCAGTGCGAAGTGCACATGAAGACCCCCAAGACGAACCTTTGCAAGGCCTGGCTTTCCAAGTTTCCCACGCGATCCAAACGCATCGACGTCGTCTCGCGGATCTTCTTTCCGCTCATGTTCGCCCTCTTCAACCTCGTCTACTGGACAACCTACCTCTTCCGGGAAGACAAGGAAGACGAGTGA